One region of Bubalus kerabau isolate K-KA32 ecotype Philippines breed swamp buffalo chromosome 6, PCC_UOA_SB_1v2, whole genome shotgun sequence genomic DNA includes:
- the RHOC gene encoding rho-related GTP-binding protein RhoC — translation MAAIRKKLVIVGDGACGKTCLLIVFSKDQFPEVYVPTVFENYIADIEVDGKQVELALWDTAGQEDYDRLRPLSYPDTDVILMCFSIDSPDSLENIPEKWTPEVKHFCPNVPIILVGNKKDLRQDEHTRRELAKMKQEPVRSEEGRDMANRISAFGYLECSAKTKEGVREVFEMATRAGLQVRKNKRRRGCPIL, via the exons ATGGCTGCCATCCGAAAGAAGCTGGTGATTGTGGGGGATGGGGCCTGTGGGAAGACCTGCCTCCTCATCGTCTTCAGCAAGGATCAGTTCCCAGAGGTCTACGTCCCTACTGTCTTTGAGAACTACATCGCAGACATAGAGGTGGATGGCAAGCAG GTGGAGCTGGCTCTGTGGGACACGGCAGGGCAGGAAGACTACGACCGCCTGCGGCCTCTCTCCTACCCGGACACTGACGTCATTCTCATGTGCTTCTCCATCGACAGCCCCGACAGTCTGG AAAACATTCCTGAGAAGTGGACCCCAGAAGTGAAGCACTTCTGCCCCAACGTGCCCATCATCCTGGTGGGGAATAAGAAGGACCTGAGGCAAGATGAGCATACTCGGAGAGAGCTGGCCAAGATGAAGCAG GAACCTGTTCGATCTGAGGAAGGCCGGGACATGGCGAACCGAATCAGTGCCTTTGGCTACCTTGAGTGCTCAGCCAAGACCAAGGAGGGGGTGCGGGAGGTATTTGAGATGGCCACCAGGGCTGGCCTCCAGGTCCGCAAGAATAAGCGCCGGAGGGGCTGCCCCATTCTCTGA
- the MOV10 gene encoding helicase MOV-10 isoform X1, giving the protein MPSKFSCRQLRETGQRFENFLVDRGQDRETDRERLRTIYNQDFKTSFGTPAPGFSSMLYGMKIANLAYVTKTRVRFFGLDRWADVWFPEKRRMKPGLEMSNHHRSLLATIFHDRAEYMHGKHGVNVEVQGPHEARDGQLLIRLDLNRKEVLTLRLRNGGTQPVTLTHLFPFCRTPQFSFCNGDQELPCLLGPGECYELHVHCKTSFVGYFPATVLWELLGPGEPGSEGAGTFYIARFLAAVAHSPLAAQLKPTTPFKRTQVSRNPVVTRRIEEGERPDRAKNYDLEFSLPLGTYYPPLRLRQLLPVLLRGTSIFTAPKEIAEIKAQLQTALKWRNYEVKLRLLLHLEELQMEHDIRHYDLESVPMTWDPIDRNPRLLTLEVPGVAESRPSVLRGDHLFALLSSETHHEDPVTYKGFVHKVELDRVKLSFSTSLLSRFVDGLTFKVNFTFNRQPLRVQHRALELTGRWPLEPMLFPVASRGVPLLPSDVKLKLYDRSLESNPEQLQAMKHIVMGTTRPAPYIIFGPPGTGKTVTLVEAIKQVVKHLPKAHILACAPSNSGADLLCQRLRVHLPSSIYRLLAPSRDIHLVPEDIKPCCNWDAKKGDFVFPSKKKLQEYRVLITTLITASRLVSAQFPIDHFTHIFIDEAGHAMEPESLVAIAGLIEVKEADNPGGQLVLAGDPRQLGPVLRCPLTQKHGLGYSLLERLLTFNALYKKGPDGYNPQFITKLLRNYRSHPTILDVPNQLYYDGELQACADVVDRERFCRWEGLPRQDFPIIFHGVMGKDEREGNSPSFFNPEEAATVTSYLKQLLAPSSKKGKARLSPRSVGVISPYRKQVEKIRYCITKLDKQLRGLDDIKDLKVGSVEEFQGQERSVILISTVRSSQNFVQLDLDFNLGFLKNPKRFNVAVTRAKALLIVVGNPLLLGHDPDWKVFLEFCKENGGYTGCPFPAKLDLQQGQNLLQGLSKLSPSTSGLKSHDYLPQEREGEEGLSLQVEPEWRNEL; this is encoded by the exons CTTTGGGACCCCTGCCCCTGGCTTCTCCTCCATGCTGtatggaatgaagattgccaatCTGGCCTACGTCACCAAGACCCGAGTCAGGTTCTTCGGGCTCGACCGCTGGGCCGACGTGTGGTTCCcagaaaagaggagaatgaagccGGGGTTGGAAATGAGCAACCACCACAGGTCACTGCTAGCCACTATCTTTCATGACAG GGCTGAGTATATGCATGGGAAACATGGGGTGAATGTGGAAGTCCAGGGGCCCCATGAAGCCCGAGATGGACAGCTCCTTATCCGCCTGGATTTGAACCGCAAGGAGGTGCTGACCCTCAGGCTTCGGAATGGAGGAACCCAGCCTGTCACCCTCACCCACCTCTTCCCATTCTGCCGGACCCCCCAGTTTTCCTTCTGCAATGGAGACCAGGAGCTGCCCTGCCTCCTGGGCCCAG GTGAATGCTATGAGCTCCATGTTCACTGTAAGACCAGCTTTGTGGGCTACTTCCCAGCCACAGTGCTCTGGGAGCTGCTGGGCCCTGGAGAGCCGGGCTCAGAAGGAGCTGGCACTTTCTACATCGCCCGCTTCTTAGCTGCCGTGGCCCACAGTCCCCTGGCAGCACAGCTGAAACCCACGACTCCCTTCAAGCGGACCCAGGTCTCTCGAAACCCTGTGGTGACCAGGCGgatagaggaaggagagagacccGACCG TGCTAAGAACTATGACCTGGAGTTCAGTTTGCCACTGGGAACATACTACCCACCCCTCCGCCTCAGACAGCTGCTCCCCGTCCTTCTTCGGGGAacaagtattttcactgccccgAAGGAGATTGCTGAGATCAA ggcccagctTCAGACAGCCCTGAAGTGGAGGAACTACGAGGTGAAGCTCCGGCTGCTGCTGCACTTGGAGGAGCTGCAGATGGAGCACGACATCCGGCACTATGACCTGGAGTCGGTGCCCATGACCTGGGACCCCATAGACCGGAACCCCCGTCTGCTCACGTTGGAG GTTCCTGGGGTGGCCGAGAGCCGCCCCTCAGTGCTGCGGGGTGACCACCTATTTGCCCTTTTGTCCTCCGAGACACATCACGAGGACCCTGTCACCTACAAGGGCTTTGTGCACAAGGTGGAATTGGACCGGGTCAAGCTGAGTTTTTCCACCAG CCTCCTGAGCCGCTTTGTGGATGGGCTGACTTTCAAGGTGAACTTCACTTTCAACCGCCAGCCCCTGCGGGTGCAGCACCGTGCCCTGGAGCTGACGGGGCGCTGGCCACTTGAGCCCATGCTCTTCCCTGTGGCCTCTCGTGGAGTCCCACTGCTGCCCTCGGATGTGAAGCTCAA GCTGTACGACCGGAGTCTGGAGTCAAACCCGGAGCAGCTGCAGGCCATGAAGCACATCGTTATGGGCACCACCCGCCCCGCCCCCTACATCATCTTTGGGCCTCCGGGGACGGGCAAGACTGTCACCCTAGTGGAAGCCATCAAGCAG GTGGTGAAGCACTTGCCCAAAGCCCACATCCTGGCCTGCGCTCCGTCCAACTCAGGGGCTGACCTCCTCTGTCAGCGCCTCCGGGTCCACTTACCCAGCTCCATCTACCGCCTCCTGGCCCCCAGCAGGGATATCCACCTGGTCCCTGAGGACATCAAG CCCTGTTGTAACTGGGATGCAAAGAAGGGGgattttgtatttccttccaaGAAGAAGCTGCAGGAATATCGCGTCTTAATTACCACGCTCATCACTGCCAGCAg gtTGGTCTCAGCCCAGTTTCCCATCGATCACTTCACACACATCTTCATCGACGAGGCTGGCCATGCCATGGAGCCAGAGAGCCTAGTGGCCATAGCAG GGTTGATTGAAGTCAAAGAAGCAGACAACCCAGGAGGGCAGCTGGTGCTGGCAGGAGACCCTCGGCAGCTGGGGCCTGTGCTGCGTTGCCCGCTGACCCAGAAGCATGGGCTGGGGTACTCACTGCTGGAGCGGCTGCTCACCTTCAATGCCCTATACAAGAAGGGCCCGGATGGCTATAACCCCCAGTTCATAACCAAGCTACTGCGCAACTACAG gtCTCACCCCACCATCCTGGACGTTCCTAACCAGCTGTATTATGATGGGGAGCTGCAGGCCTGTGCGGATGTCGTTGACCGAGAGCGCTTCTGCCGCTGGGAGGGTCTGCCTCGACAG GACTTTCCCATCATCTTTCACGGTGTAATGGGCAAGGATGAGCGTGAGGGCAACAGCCCGTCCTTCTTCAACCCAGAAGAGGCTGCCACAGTGACTTCCTACCTGAAGCAGCTCCTGGCCCCCTCCTCCAAGAAGGGCAAAGCTCGTCTGAGCCCCCGAAGTGTGGGCGTCATCTCCCCATACCGGAAGCAG GTGGAAAAAATCCGTTATTGCATCACCAAACTTGACAAGCAGCTTCGGGGACTAGACGACATCAAGGACTTGAAG gtgggCTCTGTGGAAGAGTTTCAAGGCCAGGAACGCAGCGTCATCCTCATCTCCACCGTTCGGAGCAGCCAGAACTTTGTGCAGCTGGATCTGGACTTTAACCTGGGTTTCCTCAAGAACCCCAAG AGGTTCAATGTGGCAGTGACCCGGGCCAAGGCTTTGCTCATCGTGGTGGGCAACCCGCTCCTGCTGGGCCACGACCCCGACTGGAAAGT ATTCCTGGAGTTCTGTAAAGAAAACGGGGGATATACTGGGTGCCCCTTCCCTGCCAAACTGGACCTGCAGCAGGGGCAGAACTTACTCCAaggtctgagcaaactcagcccCTCTACCTCAG GACTCAAAAGTCATGACTACCTCCCCCAGGAGCGGGAGGGTGAAGAGGGCCTGTCCCTGCAAGTGGAGCCGGAGTGGAGGAATGAGCTCTGA
- the MOV10 gene encoding helicase MOV-10 isoform X2: protein MPSKFSCRQLRETGQRFENFLVDRGQDRETDRERLRTIYNQDFKTSFGTPAPGFSSMLYGMKIANLAYVTKTRVRFFGLDRWADVWFPEKRRMKPGLEMSNHHRAEYMHGKHGVNVEVQGPHEARDGQLLIRLDLNRKEVLTLRLRNGGTQPVTLTHLFPFCRTPQFSFCNGDQELPCLLGPGECYELHVHCKTSFVGYFPATVLWELLGPGEPGSEGAGTFYIARFLAAVAHSPLAAQLKPTTPFKRTQVSRNPVVTRRIEEGERPDRAKNYDLEFSLPLGTYYPPLRLRQLLPVLLRGTSIFTAPKEIAEIKAQLQTALKWRNYEVKLRLLLHLEELQMEHDIRHYDLESVPMTWDPIDRNPRLLTLEVPGVAESRPSVLRGDHLFALLSSETHHEDPVTYKGFVHKVELDRVKLSFSTSLLSRFVDGLTFKVNFTFNRQPLRVQHRALELTGRWPLEPMLFPVASRGVPLLPSDVKLKLYDRSLESNPEQLQAMKHIVMGTTRPAPYIIFGPPGTGKTVTLVEAIKQVVKHLPKAHILACAPSNSGADLLCQRLRVHLPSSIYRLLAPSRDIHLVPEDIKPCCNWDAKKGDFVFPSKKKLQEYRVLITTLITASRLVSAQFPIDHFTHIFIDEAGHAMEPESLVAIAGLIEVKEADNPGGQLVLAGDPRQLGPVLRCPLTQKHGLGYSLLERLLTFNALYKKGPDGYNPQFITKLLRNYRSHPTILDVPNQLYYDGELQACADVVDRERFCRWEGLPRQDFPIIFHGVMGKDEREGNSPSFFNPEEAATVTSYLKQLLAPSSKKGKARLSPRSVGVISPYRKQVEKIRYCITKLDKQLRGLDDIKDLKVGSVEEFQGQERSVILISTVRSSQNFVQLDLDFNLGFLKNPKRFNVAVTRAKALLIVVGNPLLLGHDPDWKVFLEFCKENGGYTGCPFPAKLDLQQGQNLLQGLSKLSPSTSGLKSHDYLPQEREGEEGLSLQVEPEWRNEL, encoded by the exons CTTTGGGACCCCTGCCCCTGGCTTCTCCTCCATGCTGtatggaatgaagattgccaatCTGGCCTACGTCACCAAGACCCGAGTCAGGTTCTTCGGGCTCGACCGCTGGGCCGACGTGTGGTTCCcagaaaagaggagaatgaagccGGGGTTGGAAATGAGCAACCACCACAG GGCTGAGTATATGCATGGGAAACATGGGGTGAATGTGGAAGTCCAGGGGCCCCATGAAGCCCGAGATGGACAGCTCCTTATCCGCCTGGATTTGAACCGCAAGGAGGTGCTGACCCTCAGGCTTCGGAATGGAGGAACCCAGCCTGTCACCCTCACCCACCTCTTCCCATTCTGCCGGACCCCCCAGTTTTCCTTCTGCAATGGAGACCAGGAGCTGCCCTGCCTCCTGGGCCCAG GTGAATGCTATGAGCTCCATGTTCACTGTAAGACCAGCTTTGTGGGCTACTTCCCAGCCACAGTGCTCTGGGAGCTGCTGGGCCCTGGAGAGCCGGGCTCAGAAGGAGCTGGCACTTTCTACATCGCCCGCTTCTTAGCTGCCGTGGCCCACAGTCCCCTGGCAGCACAGCTGAAACCCACGACTCCCTTCAAGCGGACCCAGGTCTCTCGAAACCCTGTGGTGACCAGGCGgatagaggaaggagagagacccGACCG TGCTAAGAACTATGACCTGGAGTTCAGTTTGCCACTGGGAACATACTACCCACCCCTCCGCCTCAGACAGCTGCTCCCCGTCCTTCTTCGGGGAacaagtattttcactgccccgAAGGAGATTGCTGAGATCAA ggcccagctTCAGACAGCCCTGAAGTGGAGGAACTACGAGGTGAAGCTCCGGCTGCTGCTGCACTTGGAGGAGCTGCAGATGGAGCACGACATCCGGCACTATGACCTGGAGTCGGTGCCCATGACCTGGGACCCCATAGACCGGAACCCCCGTCTGCTCACGTTGGAG GTTCCTGGGGTGGCCGAGAGCCGCCCCTCAGTGCTGCGGGGTGACCACCTATTTGCCCTTTTGTCCTCCGAGACACATCACGAGGACCCTGTCACCTACAAGGGCTTTGTGCACAAGGTGGAATTGGACCGGGTCAAGCTGAGTTTTTCCACCAG CCTCCTGAGCCGCTTTGTGGATGGGCTGACTTTCAAGGTGAACTTCACTTTCAACCGCCAGCCCCTGCGGGTGCAGCACCGTGCCCTGGAGCTGACGGGGCGCTGGCCACTTGAGCCCATGCTCTTCCCTGTGGCCTCTCGTGGAGTCCCACTGCTGCCCTCGGATGTGAAGCTCAA GCTGTACGACCGGAGTCTGGAGTCAAACCCGGAGCAGCTGCAGGCCATGAAGCACATCGTTATGGGCACCACCCGCCCCGCCCCCTACATCATCTTTGGGCCTCCGGGGACGGGCAAGACTGTCACCCTAGTGGAAGCCATCAAGCAG GTGGTGAAGCACTTGCCCAAAGCCCACATCCTGGCCTGCGCTCCGTCCAACTCAGGGGCTGACCTCCTCTGTCAGCGCCTCCGGGTCCACTTACCCAGCTCCATCTACCGCCTCCTGGCCCCCAGCAGGGATATCCACCTGGTCCCTGAGGACATCAAG CCCTGTTGTAACTGGGATGCAAAGAAGGGGgattttgtatttccttccaaGAAGAAGCTGCAGGAATATCGCGTCTTAATTACCACGCTCATCACTGCCAGCAg gtTGGTCTCAGCCCAGTTTCCCATCGATCACTTCACACACATCTTCATCGACGAGGCTGGCCATGCCATGGAGCCAGAGAGCCTAGTGGCCATAGCAG GGTTGATTGAAGTCAAAGAAGCAGACAACCCAGGAGGGCAGCTGGTGCTGGCAGGAGACCCTCGGCAGCTGGGGCCTGTGCTGCGTTGCCCGCTGACCCAGAAGCATGGGCTGGGGTACTCACTGCTGGAGCGGCTGCTCACCTTCAATGCCCTATACAAGAAGGGCCCGGATGGCTATAACCCCCAGTTCATAACCAAGCTACTGCGCAACTACAG gtCTCACCCCACCATCCTGGACGTTCCTAACCAGCTGTATTATGATGGGGAGCTGCAGGCCTGTGCGGATGTCGTTGACCGAGAGCGCTTCTGCCGCTGGGAGGGTCTGCCTCGACAG GACTTTCCCATCATCTTTCACGGTGTAATGGGCAAGGATGAGCGTGAGGGCAACAGCCCGTCCTTCTTCAACCCAGAAGAGGCTGCCACAGTGACTTCCTACCTGAAGCAGCTCCTGGCCCCCTCCTCCAAGAAGGGCAAAGCTCGTCTGAGCCCCCGAAGTGTGGGCGTCATCTCCCCATACCGGAAGCAG GTGGAAAAAATCCGTTATTGCATCACCAAACTTGACAAGCAGCTTCGGGGACTAGACGACATCAAGGACTTGAAG gtgggCTCTGTGGAAGAGTTTCAAGGCCAGGAACGCAGCGTCATCCTCATCTCCACCGTTCGGAGCAGCCAGAACTTTGTGCAGCTGGATCTGGACTTTAACCTGGGTTTCCTCAAGAACCCCAAG AGGTTCAATGTGGCAGTGACCCGGGCCAAGGCTTTGCTCATCGTGGTGGGCAACCCGCTCCTGCTGGGCCACGACCCCGACTGGAAAGT ATTCCTGGAGTTCTGTAAAGAAAACGGGGGATATACTGGGTGCCCCTTCCCTGCCAAACTGGACCTGCAGCAGGGGCAGAACTTACTCCAaggtctgagcaaactcagcccCTCTACCTCAG GACTCAAAAGTCATGACTACCTCCCCCAGGAGCGGGAGGGTGAAGAGGGCCTGTCCCTGCAAGTGGAGCCGGAGTGGAGGAATGAGCTCTGA